TCACCGGACACAACGATCTTCGAGACCCCCAGGCTGGCCTTGTGGTCGAACGTCCACTGGAGTCCGCTCGTGCAGTCGTTGAGACCGGCCGGAAACGGATGGTTGCCAAGCTTGCCCGCGCCATTGCGGAATTCCACACCGATGGCGACCATGCCGCAGGCCGCGAGTTCGTCGCGCCAGCGTCGATACGCTGGATCATCGGCTGTCAGGATAACCATGCCACCGCCGTGCATATGGTACACACACGGCAGCGGGCCGGACATGTTCTGGGGCAGGTGAATGTACAGATTGATGGCGTTCCCGTCCACGCCGGTGATGACCTCGGTCCGCCGCTCAACATGCGGAATTGCCGGCAGGTCAGCGAGCTGGGCAGTAAACACCGCTGCCATGCCAGCCTCGCTTTCGGCACAGAAGCGGAGCTTTTCCGGCAGGGGCGAGTCCGCGCTGACCGGCACGGGCGGCAGGGCTACATCGAGCTTGAAGGGGGCACAGGCGGCAACCAGGCGGGGGTCGGTGCGGGGGTCGGTCTTCAAGACGTGGGCAGGATTGCCGAGACGGCCTGGTAGGATAGGCAGATCGTTCGTGTGAGATACAGCTGTTGTCATGGGGTTACTCCTTTCCTCGCACCCTGCATACCAAACCCTCATGGCAGAGAAAAGAAGTCGGACGGAGACCCGGTGTCGGCAGACTCGTCAGCCCTCTCGGTCTGGGCTTGCGCACAAAACCGTGGCTGTGAGAGACTCGCAGACGGCTGGCGCTCCATGAGGAATCCAGCCCATTATCAGAGGGAGGAGCAGGCATGGAACGCATGAGCCCTGAAGAATGCCGGAGTTTCTTACTCAGTCCGGTGCGGACCGGCAAGCTCGCCACCGTGCGGAAAGATGGCCGGCCCCTGGTCGTACCAGTGTGGTACGATCTTGAGGCAGAGGTCCTGGTCTTCATGACTGGGCGTGACTCGATCAAGGCCCGCAATATACGTCACGAGCCCCGGGTCAGCGTGTGTGTCGACGATGAGGTGACACCGTTTGCGTATGTCGAACTCGCAGGCACAGCCGTCATGTCCGATGATGCAGACCAGGCGCGCTATTGGGCGACACGGATTGGCGGGCGCTATATGGGGCAGGCGTTAGCCGAGACCTATGGGCAACTCAACAGCGGGTCAGGAGAGTTGATCGTCCATGTCACGCCAACGCACCTGCACGGGTATAAAGATGTGACCGGTCGGTATCCACAGCCGACGTAGCCGCACGGACCCGCACGGTCGGTATGCAAGGTTCCCGTATAACACTTTTTTAGACTGCACGACCGTGCTCAGGCAGGGGCGTGGCATCGTGCCGCTCCGGGCGCTGGACGCCCGGCGGCAGGCTGTATAGGTTTGCCTCCAGTACCCGAAAGGTGGGTGAGGCCGACTCCCTTGAGAGAGTATCGCCTGCCTTTCACGAAAGGCGGTTCTTATGGCCATGTCTGGAACGGCGGAGTTCGATCTGCGCATCTTTTCCTATCTGCCCAACCCTCGGATTTGGAAAGCCACCATTGCCGCGCGGCTGTGCGGTGTCCGGCTCGACCTCAGAGGCGCCAAACCGCGCGATTTGGCGCAGTGGCTGTGGGACTTCGAGGCCCGGCCTCTGACCGATGCGGAACGCGAAGCACCACAGACGACCGAACGGCAGGGACGGACCGGCTTTTCGGGCCGCTTGTACAAGACCGAGGCGTTTCTGGACGCCCACCCGTTCGGCACCGTGCCGGCCGCCTTCAGCCCGGACGGCAGGGTCGGCATCTTTGAATCCAACAGCATCATGCGAGCCGTGGCCCGCCTGGGTCAGGACCGCTATCCCCTGTACGGCACGGACGCCTATGCTGCGGCGCGTATCGACAGCTTTCTTGACACCAGCCTGGTCTTTGCCCGGGATATGCAGCTGTATCTTCTGGCCCTGGCCAACGGTTCGCTGACGGCCGACCTCCAGGTCAGAATGGGCGACGCCTTCGGGGTTTTTCTGGCCGGGATTGAGCGGGGCCTGGCGCCAGACCGGCAGTTCCTGGTTGGCGGCACCATCAGCCTGGCCGATATTTGCTTTGTGGCCGAACTGACGCTGTTCTCGAACGAGAAGGCCCAGGCGACTCGCCTGGCCGAACACGGTCTGAAGTGTCTGTTTCACGACGATATTCCGGCCCAATTTCCGCGCACGTTTGCCCACTATGACAAGCTGTGTCAGCACCCGGCGTTTGAGCCTGATGTCGCCCCGTATGTGGACAAGCTGGAACGCGATATTGCCAGGGACAGACACAGCGGACGATGATCCGTTCTTTCACTATCCACTTTTGTGCGGCGGTCAGCGCCCTTCGTAGGGGCGGGTCTCGAGCCCGCCCCTGCCGCGTGATGGGCTGGTTATCATCGTCCACTTTTGGCACAATAGCGTGTCTTGTTCGGAGGGATGACAGCTCGGTCGTTCCTCCTTTTCCGTATGCAGCATTAAGGGAGACACTGTGGAATCTTTAGGCGACTGGCAGCGCAGCTGTCCGTGTGGAGCTCCTCGGAGCAGTCAGGTGGGGCAGGAAATGGTGCTGATGGGCTGGGTGCACTCCCAGCGTGATCACGGCGGCGTCACGTTCATTGACCTGCGTGACCGCTCGGGACTGGTTCAGATTGTGTGTAATCCGCAGGTCAGCCCGGCCGCCCATAACCAGGCCAAGGCTCTGCGGGCCGAGTTTGTGGTGGCCGCCCAGGGGCATCTGGAGCGGCGCTCGGCGGACACGATCAACCCGAATCTGCCGACCGGCGAGGTCGAGCTGGTCGTCGATGAGCTGCGCATTCTGAATCCGTCCCGCACGCCGCCGTTTCCGATTGAGGACGACACCGAGCCGACCGAAAATACCCGCCTGCGCTACCGCTACCTGGATTTGCGACGGCCCAAGATGTTTGAGAACCTGCGCCTGCGCCACCGCCTGGCCAAGATTGTCCGCGACTACCTGGACGGTCAAGACTTTCTGGAAATCGAGACGCCGATCCTGACCCGCAGTACGCCCGAAGGCGCGCGCGACTATCTGGTCCCGAGCCGCGTCAATCCGGGCGGATTTTTTGCCCTGCCCCAGTCGCCCCAGCTGTTCAAACAACTGCTGATGGTCAGCAGCGTGGACAAATATTTCCAGATCGTGCGCTGCTTTCGGGATGAGGATCTGCGCGCCGACCGACAGCCGGAGTTCACCCAGATCGACGTTGAGATGTCGTTTGTCCGGCCCGATGACATTTTCCGTCTGATCGAGGGCATGGCCGTGCGGCTGTGTCGAGAGGTCAAAGGCTTTGAGCCGCCGACCCCGTTCCTGCGCCTGCCGTATGCCGAGGCCATGGCCCGCTACGGCACCGATAAACCGGATATCCGCTTCGGCCTGGAGTTGCAGGAACTGACCGAGCTGTTCAAAAACACCGACATCAAGGTCTTCCGCGAGGTGGTGGCCGGCGGTGGGGTGGTGCGCGGCATTGTCGTTCCCAAGGCCGGATTTTCGCGCAAGGAGATTGACGATCTGACGCCGCTGGCGATCAGTTTCGGGGCCAAGGGGCTGGCCTGGTTTCGGATGACCGCGTCCGGCTGGCAGTCGCCGCTGGCCAAATTTGTCGGCGACCAGGATAAGCAGGCCATTGAGGCAGCCCTGGATCTGCAAGAGGGCGACCTGGTGGTGATTGTGGCCGATGCCGAGCCGGTGGTGTGCGATGTTCTGTCCCGGCTGCGGCTGCACCTGGGAGACGCCCTGGGCCTCATCCCCAAAGAAGAGTTCAACTTCCTGTGGGTAACGGATTTTCCGCTGCTCGAGTATAACGCCGAGGCCCAGCGCTACACGGCCATGCACCATCCCTTCACCTCCCCGCACGACAGCGACCTTGGGCTGCTGGACACCGAGCCCGGAAAAGCCCGGGCTTTTGCCTATGATCTGGTCCTCAACGGGGTGGAGCTGGGCGGCGGCAGCATCAGAATCCACCGTCAGGACATCCAGCAGAAGATGTTCGGTCTGCTGGGCATAGACGAGGTCGAGGCTCAGGAGAAATTCGGTTTTCTGATGGAGGCGCTGTCCTATGGGGCACCCCCGCACGGGGGCATTGCGCTGGGCTTTGACCGTCTGGCCATGCTGTTTGCCGGGGCGGACTCGCTGCGCGAGGTGATTGCCTTTCCCAAGACGGCCAAGGCTGTGTGTCTGATGACAAACGCCCCCGGCCAGGTCGATGCCAAGCAGCTGCGTGAGCTGAGTATCAAAGTGGACGGCCAAGCTCCTCGTGATGGCCGATGATGTCTGTGACCACGAGTCCCTTTAACTGACTGCTCGGGGCCGGAGATGGTTCGTCCATCTGTCTTGCTGTGTCTCGCCCTGGCGTGCGTCTTCGCTCAGGCCGCGACCGATAGCGGTTCCGCTTGGGCCCGCAGCTGCGCCAGTTCTGATTCGGACACCACTCTGACGATACGGCCCGACGATTCGCGCTGGCCGGCCTTCCTGGCCTGGGCCGAGGACCGCCGGCTGTTCACGTCGCGGCTGCTCGGTTTCCGCGCCGGCGCGGGCGTCAGCCTTGTGTGGGCGCCGGGCACCGAGTGGGAAGCCCAGGTGACGCTGCCGATGGGTCAGGCGCTAGGCCATCTGATTGCCGAACGCAACTGGCGGGACGTGGATTTTCCTGAGTTTTTTGCCGAACGCGGGGGCGTCTACGGAATAAATCTGGCCGAGCGGCTGGCCATGCTTGACCCAGGCTCTCCCGCTCCATGGCGGGCGTTTTTCGACAGCTTGGCAGACACCCACCTGTCGGCCCGTGTGTCGGCCATCGCGCCGGACGGACAGTCCGCCGAGGTCAGTTTCGGCTCGGGCCGCGTCGTGACCTACTCGGTCGAGCGGCTGTGGCTCGACCTGAGCAGCTTTCTGACCGATTGCCACATTGCCGAGTTTTTGCAGGCTTCTGATCGACCCGACCAACCCGACCCGCAGCCCCCGGCTTCCGAGCCCGGCCCCGAGCCACCGGCCGCCTCGCCCGGACAAGCCGTGTATGAACGGCAGTGCAGCGGCTG
This window of the Desulfurellaceae bacterium genome carries:
- a CDS encoding glutathione S-transferase, with amino-acid sequence MAMSGTAEFDLRIFSYLPNPRIWKATIAARLCGVRLDLRGAKPRDLAQWLWDFEARPLTDAEREAPQTTERQGRTGFSGRLYKTEAFLDAHPFGTVPAAFSPDGRVGIFESNSIMRAVARLGQDRYPLYGTDAYAAARIDSFLDTSLVFARDMQLYLLALANGSLTADLQVRMGDAFGVFLAGIERGLAPDRQFLVGGTISLADICFVAELTLFSNEKAQATRLAEHGLKCLFHDDIPAQFPRTFAHYDKLCQHPAFEPDVAPYVDKLERDIARDRHSGR
- a CDS encoding c-type cytochrome, yielding MVRPSVLLCLALACVFAQAATDSGSAWARSCASSDSDTTLTIRPDDSRWPAFLAWAEDRRLFTSRLLGFRAGAGVSLVWAPGTEWEAQVTLPMGQALGHLIAERNWRDVDFPEFFAERGGVYGINLAERLAMLDPGSPAPWRAFFDSLADTHLSARVSAIAPDGQSAEVSFGSGRVVTYSVERLWLDLSSFLTDCHIAEFLQASDRPDQPDPQPPASEPGPEPPAASPGQAVYERQCSGCHGTRGDGQGVFASHLSPRPRDFTQARFRYRSTPTGQLPTDEDVYRSVAHGLAGSGMPAFQAFLSPADIRDVVAYIKRFSARFERDPAPRPLALPVPPAVSAERIARGARLYGDSGCTSCHGDSGKGDGRSGQDLKTSEGEPITPRDLTDKWRFRGGFSPQAVFQRLMTGMDGSSMASYRDALTEDQTWDLVFYVLDLSPQDRPQARDTTTTLRRSGWENLMAGRQ
- a CDS encoding PPOX class F420-dependent oxidoreductase; protein product: MERMSPEECRSFLLSPVRTGKLATVRKDGRPLVVPVWYDLEAEVLVFMTGRDSIKARNIRHEPRVSVCVDDEVTPFAYVELAGTAVMSDDADQARYWATRIGGRYMGQALAETYGQLNSGSGELIVHVTPTHLHGYKDVTGRYPQPT
- the aspS gene encoding aspartate--tRNA ligase; its protein translation is MESLGDWQRSCPCGAPRSSQVGQEMVLMGWVHSQRDHGGVTFIDLRDRSGLVQIVCNPQVSPAAHNQAKALRAEFVVAAQGHLERRSADTINPNLPTGEVELVVDELRILNPSRTPPFPIEDDTEPTENTRLRYRYLDLRRPKMFENLRLRHRLAKIVRDYLDGQDFLEIETPILTRSTPEGARDYLVPSRVNPGGFFALPQSPQLFKQLLMVSSVDKYFQIVRCFRDEDLRADRQPEFTQIDVEMSFVRPDDIFRLIEGMAVRLCREVKGFEPPTPFLRLPYAEAMARYGTDKPDIRFGLELQELTELFKNTDIKVFREVVAGGGVVRGIVVPKAGFSRKEIDDLTPLAISFGAKGLAWFRMTASGWQSPLAKFVGDQDKQAIEAALDLQEGDLVVIVADAEPVVCDVLSRLRLHLGDALGLIPKEEFNFLWVTDFPLLEYNAEAQRYTAMHHPFTSPHDSDLGLLDTEPGKARAFAYDLVLNGVELGGGSIRIHRQDIQQKMFGLLGIDEVEAQEKFGFLMEALSYGAPPHGGIALGFDRLAMLFAGADSLREVIAFPKTAKAVCLMTNAPGQVDAKQLRELSIKVDGQAPRDGR
- a CDS encoding alpha/beta hydrolase fold domain-containing protein, translating into MTTAVSHTNDLPILPGRLGNPAHVLKTDPRTDPRLVAACAPFKLDVALPPVPVSADSPLPEKLRFCAESEAGMAAVFTAQLADLPAIPHVERRTEVITGVDGNAINLYIHLPQNMSGPLPCVYHMHGGGMVILTADDPAYRRWRDELAACGMVAIGVEFRNGAGKLGNHPFPAGLNDCTSGLQWTFDHKASLGVSKIVVSGESGGGNLALATCLQAKQDGRLEHIAGVYALCPYIYGEWAQPGEELRSLYENDDYLINRHQMGVLASVYDPEGKNAKNPLCWPYWATGEDLHGLPPHVISVNELDPLRDEGLTYYQMLMAAGVPVYSRTVNGTCHAADVLFRKAIPDVYAATIRDIKGFADSL